One part of the Arabidopsis thaliana chromosome 1 sequence genome encodes these proteins:
- the FANCM gene encoding DEAD/DEAH box RNA helicase family protein (DEAD/DEAH box RNA helicase family protein; FUNCTIONS IN: in 6 functions; LOCATED IN: cellular_component unknown; EXPRESSED IN: 17 plant structures; EXPRESSED DURING: 10 growth stages; CONTAINS InterPro DOMAIN/s: Restriction endonuclease, type I, R subunit/Type III, Res subunit (InterPro:IPR006935), DEAD-like helicase, N-terminal (InterPro:IPR014001), DNA/RNA helicase, C-terminal (InterPro:IPR001650), Helicase, superfamily 1/2, ATP-binding domain (InterPro:IPR014021); BEST Arabidopsis thaliana protein match is: unknown protein (TAIR:AT1G36020.1).) yields the protein MGSRVPIETIEEDGEFDWEAAVKEIDLACLKTTNASSSSSSHFTPLANPPITANLTKPPAKRQSTLDKFIGRTEHKPENHQVVSECGVNDNDNSPLVGIDPEAAKTWIYPGFVPLRDYQFAITKTALFSNTLVALPTGLGKTLIAAVVMYNYFRWFPQGKIVFAAPSRPLVMQQIEACHNIVGIPQEWTIDLTGQTCPSKRAFLWKSKRVFFVTPQVLEKDIQSGTCLTNYLVCLVIDEAHRALGNYSYCVVVRELMAVPIQLRILALTATPGSKTQAIQGIIDNLQISTLEYRNESDHDVCPYVHDRKLEVIEVPLGQDADDVSKRLFHVIRPYAVRLKNFGVNLNRDIQTLSPHEVLMARDKFRQAPLPGLPHVNHGDVESCFAALITLYHIRKLLSSHGIRPAYEMLEEKLKEGPFARLMSKNEDIRMTKLLMQQRLSHGAPSPKLSKMLEILVDHFKVKDPKTSRVIIFSNFRGSVRDIMNALSNIGDMVKATEFIGQSSGKTLKGQSQKIQQAVLEKFRAGGFNVIVATSIGEEGLDIMEVDLVICFDANVSPLRMIQRMGRTGRKNNGRPLLVLACEGSEKNSYMRKQASGRAIKKHMRNGGTNSFNFHPSPRMIPHVYKPEVQHVEFSIKQFVPRGKKLQEEYATETPAFQKKLTPAETHMLAKYYNNPDEEKLRVSLIAFPHFQTLPSKVHKVMHSRQTGMLIDAMQHLQEPTFSEQSKSFFTEFRAPLGEREELDTGLRVTNDPKDLHSVRDLEVNTSQRKAKQVESPTSTLETTEKDYEESSPTHRYLFSSECASVDTLGNVFVMPVPLLFFPNVLESDNTPLPKTEKQHSCRNTSHIDLVPVDTSEKHRQDNISCKLKERFSPDGASETLETHSLVKRNSTRVGEDDVANSVGEIVLSSDEDDCEGLELSPRLTNFIKSGIVPESPVYDQGEANREEDLEFPQLSSPMRFSNELAGESSFPERKVQHKCNDYNIVSTTTELRTPQKEVGLANGTECLAVSPIPEDWRTPLANLTNTNSSARKDWRVSSGEKLETLRQPRKLKRLRRLGDCSSAVKENYPGITEADHIRSRSRGKKHIRVKWKSAESWFTLSSVAFALVTKKKKMIMDDDVQVFIDEEAEVSSGAEMSADENEDVTGDSFEDSFIDDGTMPTANTQAESGKVDMMAVYRYIQPKISFFYCEVNELIKNHKVSFHRRSLLSQSPLPARFRDLAASSLSPYSAGPLTRINESRSDSDKSLSSLRTPKTTNSESNQDAMMIGNLSVVQISSDSRKRKFSLCNSANAPVINLESKFAAHAQATEKESHEGVRSNAGALEYNDDDDDAFFATLDFDAMEAQATLLLSKQRSEAKEKEDATVIPNPGMQRSDGMEKDAPSFDLGLW from the exons ATGGGATCTAGGGTTCCAATAGAAACCATCGAAGAAGACGGC GAATTCGATTGGGAAGCAGCAGTCAAAGAAATCGACTTGGCTTGTCTTAAAACCACaaacgcttcttcttcttcgtcatccCATTTCACTCCTTTGGCTAATCCACCAATTACGGCAAATCTCACTAAGCCACCTGCGAAGAGACAATCTACTCTCGATAAATTCATCGGCAGAACCGAACATAAACCGGAGAATCATCAAGTTGTTTCCGAGTGTGGTGTTAACGATAACGATAATAGTCCTTTAGTTGGGATTGATCCTGAGGCAGCTAAAACTTGGATTTATCCAGGTTT TGTTCCTTTAAGAGATTATCAGTTTGCTATAACGAAGACTGCTTTGTTTTCGAATACATTGGTGGCTTTGCCTACGGGACTTGGTAAAACGCTTATAGCTGCGGTTGTTATGTATAATTACTTCAGATGGTTTCCACAAG gtAAAATAGTATTTGCGGCGCCTTCTAGGCCTCTTGTGATGCAGCAGATTGAGGCGTGTCATAATATTGTTGGAATACCACAA GAATGGACGATTGACTTGACGGGTCAGACATGTCCTTCGAAAAGAGCTTTTTTGTGGAAAAGCAAACGGGTTTTCTTTGTCACTCCACAAGTGTTAGAGAAGGATATACAGTCAG GAACATGTCTTACTAACTACTTGGTTTGCTTGGTGATCGACGAGGCACATCGAGCTTTAGGGAATTATTCTTATTGTGTTGTAGTTCGTGag TTGATGGCGGTACCGATACAGCTGAGAATACTGGCTCTTACTGCAACTCCTGGAT CAAAGACACAGGCCATCCAGGGTATCATTGATAATTTGCAGATATCCACACTTGAATATCGAAATGAGAGTGACCATGATGTTTGCCCTTATGTCCACGACAGAAAATTAGAAGTCATCGAG GTTCCCTTGGGTCAAGATGCAGATGATGTATCGAAACGCCTGTTTCATGTTATACGTCCATATGCAGTCAGGCTTAAAAACTTTGGGGTTAATCTAAATAGAGATATACAAACT TTAAGTCCACACGAAGTACTTATGGCAAGGGATAAGTTTCGTCAAGCACCTCTACCAGGCCTTCCCCATGTAAATCACGGAGATGTAGAATCTTGCTTTGCAGCTCTTATCACTCTTTATCATATTCGTAAGCTCCTTTCTAGTCATGGAATAAGACCAGCGTATGAGATGCtagaagagaaattgaaagaagG GCCATTTGCTAGGTTGATGAGTAAGAATGAAGATATTAGGATGACGAAGCTTTTGATGCAGCAAAGGTTGTCACATGGAGCACCAAGCCCAAAATTGTCGAAGATGTTAGAAATACTGGTTGATCATTTCa AAGTGAAAGATCCGAAGACATCACGGGTcattattttctcaaatttcagAGGAAGCGTAAG AGACATAATGAACGCATTAAGTAATATTGGAGATATGGTCAAAGCAACTGAGTTTATTGGTCAAAGTTCAG GTAAGACATTGAAAGGCCAGTCGCAAAAAATTCAGCAGGCTGTTTTGGAG AAATTTAGAGCTGGGGGGTTCAATGTTATTGTCGCAACATCTATTGGTGAAGAAGGCTTGGATATCATGGAAGTTGACCTAGTTATATGTTTTGATGCTAATGTATCTCCTCTGAGGATGATTCAACGGATGGGAAGAACTGGAAGGAAAAATAATGGTCGA CCTTTACTAGTTCTTGCTTGTGAAGGATCAGAAAAGAACAGCTATATGCGAAAGCAAGCAAGTGGACGGGCTATTAAAAAACACATGCGGAATGGAGGAACAaatagttttaattttcatcCTAGTCCAAGGATG ATTCCCCATGTTTATAAGCCAGAAGTTCAGCATGTTGAGTTTTCAATCAAGCAATTCGTTCCACGTGGAAAGAAACTACAAGAGGAGTATGCCACTGAGACTCCAGCTTTCCAGAAAAAGCTTACACCTGCAGAGACGCATATGCTCGCTAAGTATTACAACAACCCCGATGAGGAAAAGTTGAGAGTGTCCTTAATTGCGTTCCCTCACTTCCAGACATTGCCATCCAAGGTGCACAAAGTAATGCATTCACGTCAAACAGGCATGTTAATTGACGCTATGCAGCACTTGCAAGAGCCAACTTTTTCAGAACAGAGTAAAAGCTTCTTCACTGAG TTTCGAGCTCCTTTGggtgaaagagaagagcttGATACAGGTCTGAGGGTTACTAATGATCCAAAAG ATCTACACTCTGTCCGTGATTTGGAAGTCAACACATCACAGAGAAAGGCAAAACAAGTTGAATCTCCCACAAGCACCTTAGAGACAACAGAGAAGGATTACGAAGAATCTTCACCCACACACCGTTATCTTTTCAGTTCAGAATGTGCATCCGTTGATACTCTGGGGAACGTCTTCGTAATGCCAGTTCCTCTTTTATTCTTTCCTAATGTTCTGGAGTCAGACAATACGCCTCTGcctaaaacagaaaaacaacatTCTTGCCGGAATACATCTCACATTGACTTAGTTCCAGTAGATACTTCGGAAAAACATCGGCAAGATAATATCTCATGCAAGTTAAAGGAAAGATTCTCGCCAGACGGTGCCAGCGAGACACTAGAGACTCATAGCCTTGTGAAAAGGAACTCCACCAGAGTAGGTGAAGATGATGTAGCGAATTCTGTTGGAGAAATTGTGTTATCATCGGATGAAGATGACTGTGAGGGATTGGAGCTTAGTCCACGGCTCACTAACTTCATCAAGAGCGGCATTGTTCCAGAGTCACCTGTCTATGACCAAG GGGAAGcgaacagagaagaagatcttgAATTTCCTCAGCTTTCTTCACCCATGAGGTTCAGTAACGAATTGGCAGGAGAGTCTTCTTTCCCTGAGAGAAAGGTTCAGCATAAGTGCAACGATTATAACATTGTGTCTACAACCACTGAATTGAGAACTCCTCAGAAGGAGGTAGGTTTGGCCAACGGAACAGAATGCTTGGCTGTTTCTCCTATTCCTGAGGATTGGAGAACTCCCTTGGCGAATCTGACAAACACAAACAGCAGCGCTCGCAAAGATTGGCGGGTGAGTTCTGGAGAAAAGTTAGAAACTCTTCGACAGCCTCGCAAGTTGAAGAGACTACGTAGACTTGGAGATTGCTCGAGTGCTGTAAAGGAGAATTATCCTGGTATTACAGAGGCAGACCATATCAGATCTCGTTCTCGCGGTAAAAAGCACATTAGAG TGAAGTGGAAAAGTGCTGAGAGTTGGTTTACACTTTCTTCTGTTGCTTTTGCGTTGGTGACAAAAAAG aagaagatgatcatgGATGATGATGTCCAAGTCTTCATTGACGAGGAAGCTGA GGTCTCTTCGGGAGCAGAGATGTCGGCTGATGAGAACGAAGATGTGACTGGCGATTCATTTGAAGATAGTTTCATAGATGACGGAACAATGCCTACAGCAAATACTCAAGCCGAGTCTGGTAAAGTTGACATGATGGCTGTTTACAGGTACATACAACCAAAGATATCTTTCTTCTACTGCGAGGTCAATGAGCTTATTAAAAATCACAAGGTATCCTTCCACAGGCGTTCTCTTCTCAGCCAGTCACCATTACCGGCGAGATTTCGTGATTTAGCCGCATCAAGTCTGAGTCCTTATTCTGCTGGACCCTTGACGAGAATAAATGAGAGCAGAAGCGACTCAGATAAATCATTGTCTTCTCTTCGaacaccaaaaacaacaaactctGAGTCAAACCAAGATGCAATGATGATAGGAAACCTTTCGGTAGTACAAATCTCGTCAGATAGCCGGAAAAGGAAATTTAGCTTATGCAACTCGGCGAATGCCCCCGTGATTAACTTAGAAAGCAAGTTTGCAGCTCATGCACAAGCCACGGAGAAGGAAAGCCATGAAGGCGTGAGAAGCAATGCAGGTGCGTTAGAgtacaatgatgatgatgatgatgcattcTTTGCGACACTAGACTTTGATGCAATGGAAGCACAAGCCACATTGTTATTGTCGAAACAGAGATCCgaagcaaaagagaaagaagacgCAACGGTTATACCTAATCCAGGCATGCAGAGAAGTGATGGTATGGAGAAAGATGCACCATCTTTTGATCTTGGTCTGTGGTGA